The Benincasa hispida cultivar B227 chromosome 11, ASM972705v1, whole genome shotgun sequence genome has a segment encoding these proteins:
- the LOC120092133 gene encoding ethylene-responsive transcription factor ERF024 translates to MASSSGRHPVYRGVRRRNTGKWVSEIREPRKPNRIWLGTFPTAEMAAVAYDVAALALKGQDAELNFPNSASSLPVPASRSPSDIQAAAASAAAALGAAAAAIEARNNSGSYRGTNSSDIVYGGRYGQDGLGNQFMDEDLIFDMPNVLMNMAEGMLLSPPRFNIHGGDDDHDDGADQNLWNFP, encoded by the coding sequence atggcttcttcttCCGGCCGCCACCCCGTCTACCGAGGCGTTCGCCGTCGCAACACCGGCAAATGGGTCTCCGAAATTCGCGAGCCGAGGAAGCCCAACCGTATTTGGTTGGGAACTTTCCCGACCGCCGAAATGGCTGCTGTCGCTTATGACGTTGCCGCCCTTGCTCTCAAGGGCCAAGACGCCGAGCTTAATTTCCCTAATTCTGCCTCGTCTCTCCCCGTCCCTGCATCTCGGTCACCGTCTGATATTCAGGCAGCGGCTGCATCTGCTGCCGCTGCTCTTGGAGCCGCTGCGGCAGCCATTGAGGCACGGAATAATAGCGGTTCTTATCGTGGAACTAATTCGAGCGACATCGTGTATGGAGGAAGATATGGTCAAGATGGATTGGGAAATCAGTTCATGGATGAGGACTTGATATTTGATATGCCTAATGTTCTAATGAATATGGCGGAAGGAATGCTTCTTAGCCCTCCTCGTTTCAACATCCATGGCGGAGACGACGACCACGATGACGGCGCTGACCAAAATCTTTGGAATTTTCCCTAA